One segment of Gemmatimonadota bacterium DNA contains the following:
- the pstS gene encoding phosphate ABC transporter substrate-binding protein PstS, giving the protein MLGIAGAVLPAAAQDLTGAGATFPYPVYSKWFNDYAAKSGVKINYQSIGSGGGVRQISEQTVDFGATDGPMSDDEMGKAKGGPILHIPTVMGGVVVVYNVPGAKGQLKFSGDVIADIFLGKITKWNDPRITAINKGEALPAQDILVVHRSDGSGTTYIWTDYLTAVSPEWAKGPGKGKDVKWPVGLGGKGNEGVAGQVQQLPGAIGYVELIYARQNKISFGAVKNASGNFVTASTETITDAAAGVAKGLPKDTDFRVSIVNAPGKSAYPIASMTWLLVYQKQADAAKGKKLVDFLNWMLVDGQATAAGLDYAPLPSAVVKQVKARVASIAVAK; this is encoded by the coding sequence TTGCTGGGTATCGCAGGCGCCGTTCTTCCCGCTGCCGCGCAGGACCTCACCGGCGCCGGCGCCACGTTTCCGTATCCTGTGTATTCGAAGTGGTTCAACGATTACGCCGCGAAGAGCGGTGTGAAGATCAACTATCAGTCGATCGGCTCCGGCGGCGGTGTGCGCCAGATCTCCGAGCAGACGGTGGACTTTGGCGCGACCGACGGCCCGATGAGCGATGACGAAATGGGGAAGGCCAAGGGCGGCCCGATCCTCCACATCCCGACCGTCATGGGCGGTGTGGTCGTCGTGTACAACGTGCCGGGCGCCAAGGGACAGCTCAAGTTCAGCGGCGATGTGATCGCCGACATCTTCCTCGGCAAAATCACTAAGTGGAACGACCCGCGCATCACCGCGATCAACAAGGGTGAGGCGCTTCCTGCGCAGGACATTCTCGTCGTGCACCGTTCCGACGGTAGCGGCACCACCTACATCTGGACCGACTACCTGACCGCCGTGAGCCCCGAATGGGCGAAGGGGCCGGGCAAGGGCAAGGATGTGAAGTGGCCCGTTGGTTTGGGTGGTAAGGGCAACGAAGGCGTGGCCGGTCAGGTCCAGCAGCTTCCCGGCGCCATTGGCTATGTGGAACTGATCTACGCGCGTCAGAACAAGATCTCGTTCGGCGCCGTGAAGAACGCTTCCGGCAACTTCGTGACGGCGTCCACCGAGACGATCACCGACGCCGCTGCGGGCGTGGCCAAGGGCCTGCCGAAGGACACCGACTTCCGCGTGTCGATCGTCAACGCGCCGGGCAAGAGCGCGTACCCGATTGCTTCGATGACGTGGTTGCTGGTCTACCAGAAGCAGGCCGATGCCGCCAAGGGCAAGAAGTTGGTGGACTTCCTGAACTGGATGTTGGTCGATGGACAGGCGACGGCTGCTGGGCTCGACTATGCGCCGCTCCCCTCCGCCGTGGTGAAGCAGGTGAAGGCGCGTGTGGCATCCATCGCGGTCGCCAAGTAA
- the phoU gene encoding phosphate signaling complex protein PhoU, whose amino-acid sequence MNTDTTRAAAEGEMPAGPPAFRHFHEQLRDLKQLLLEMSERAESLVELAVDALLHRDDAKAEAVIIGDHRMDQLEVEVEQLAISLLALQQPMARDLRFIVSTIKISSDLERVGDHAVNIAQSALRLSQLRGDIVPSPEIEDMARRARRMLSDALDAFVRADGVLGRAVCAMDDQVDALNDSVFRIVITHVLEDPKAITAALELFLVSRNLERVADLATNVGEDAVYLAEGKQIKHNFEER is encoded by the coding sequence ATGAACACGGACACCACGCGCGCGGCGGCCGAGGGCGAAATGCCAGCAGGCCCGCCGGCGTTCCGGCATTTTCACGAGCAGCTGCGCGACCTCAAGCAACTGCTTCTCGAGATGTCAGAGCGAGCGGAGTCGCTCGTGGAGCTCGCGGTGGACGCGCTGCTGCATCGCGATGACGCAAAGGCCGAAGCGGTAATCATTGGCGACCATCGTATGGACCAGCTCGAAGTCGAGGTGGAGCAGCTGGCCATTTCGCTGCTCGCCCTGCAACAGCCGATGGCCCGCGACCTGCGCTTTATCGTCAGCACCATCAAGATCTCCAGTGATCTCGAGCGGGTGGGCGATCATGCGGTGAACATTGCGCAGTCGGCGCTCCGGCTCTCGCAGCTACGCGGCGACATCGTGCCGTCGCCGGAAATCGAGGATATGGCGCGCCGCGCGCGCCGCATGCTCAGCGACGCGCTCGATGCGTTCGTGCGCGCTGACGGCGTGCTCGGCCGTGCCGTCTGCGCCATGGACGACCAGGTGGACGCCCTCAATGACTCCGTGTTTCGCATCGTGATTACGCACGTGTTGGAGGATCCCAAGGCCATTACCGCCGCCCTCGAACTGTTCTTGGTGAGCCGTAACTTGGAGCGGGTAGCGGACTTAGCCACCAATGTGGGCGAAGACGCGGTCTACCTCGCCGAAGGCAAGCAAATCAAGCATAATTTCGAGGAGCGCTAA
- the pstB gene encoding phosphate ABC transporter ATP-binding protein PstB has translation MSPGSLTEQMVREPILDRPTGFGVPGTPGLIDASAFSFWYGKKQALHEITMDIQARSITAFIGPSGCGKSTFLRSINRLNELIPGTRHEGKIFLDDADIYARGTDVVALRQRTGMVFQRWNCFPKSIYENVAFGPRINGETDRAKLDEVVEGALRRAALWEEVKDRLRESAIGLSGGQQQRLCIARALANDPEVLLMDEPCSALDPIATQRIEELLVELKRELTIVIVTHNMQQAARVSDRTAFFFMGRLIEIGNTAALFTSPREAQTEAYITGRFG, from the coding sequence GTGAGCCCCGGCTCGTTGACGGAACAGATGGTGCGCGAGCCGATCCTTGATCGGCCGACCGGCTTTGGCGTGCCCGGCACGCCGGGACTAATTGACGCGAGCGCCTTTTCGTTTTGGTATGGCAAGAAACAGGCGCTGCACGAAATCACGATGGACATTCAGGCGCGGTCGATCACGGCGTTCATTGGACCGTCGGGCTGCGGCAAGTCCACATTCTTGCGCTCCATCAACCGGTTGAATGAGTTGATTCCCGGCACGCGGCACGAAGGAAAGATATTTCTCGACGATGCCGACATCTATGCGCGCGGTACCGATGTCGTGGCGTTGCGCCAGCGTACGGGGATGGTGTTTCAGCGCTGGAACTGCTTTCCCAAATCGATCTATGAGAATGTGGCGTTTGGTCCGCGCATCAACGGTGAAACGGACCGTGCCAAACTCGATGAAGTGGTAGAAGGGGCGCTGCGTCGCGCCGCCCTCTGGGAGGAGGTCAAAGATCGCCTTCGAGAATCGGCCATCGGGCTCTCCGGTGGACAGCAACAGCGTTTGTGCATCGCGCGCGCGCTGGCGAACGACCCCGAAGTGCTGTTGATGGATGAGCCATGCTCGGCGCTCGATCCAATCGCGACACAGCGTATCGAAGAGCTCCTCGTGGAGCTGAAGCGTGAACTGACGATTGTGATTGTCACGCACAACATGCAGCAGGCGGCCCGTGTGTCGGACCGCACCGCGTTCTTTTTTATGGGACGCCTGATCGAAATCGGCAATACCGCAGCATTGTTTACGAGTCCGCGCGAAGCGCAGACGGAAGCTTATATCACCGGGAGGTTTGGATGA
- the ppk1 gene encoding polyphosphate kinase 1, with translation MSTLQAVDQNLRTQPSRFLNRELSWLEFNARVLAEAFDVRNPLLERLKFLAIFSSNLDEFYMVRVAGLRRQVSARVQQTPPDGLTARDQLERVERRVAELLAQAGTCLHEQLLPALAAHGVRLLAMSELSGPEREQVDAFFERNVYPVLTPLAVDPGHPFPYISNLSISLAVELRDPERGTDHFARVKVPKSLPRWVPVDGRPHQFVPMEAVIGSHLGRLFPGMQVVGWHTFRITRYSDLEVSNTEEPEDLLAMIEEQVFQRRFGEVVRLEVQTGMPSELRALLLEELRESEDPEFEQLGEREVYDAGPLLDLGELLSLSSRDLPELRDPPFQAAVPQELRDAERSIFDVIRERDLLVHHPFESFGATVEQFIEAASRDDNTLAIKMTLYRTSADGAIVRALTQAAQRGIQVAVLVELQARFEETNNINFARELESFGVHVAYGVPGLKTHAKLALVVRREPDGFRRYVHMGTGNYNSRTARVYTDMGLFTCSEAIGADVSDIFNMLTGFSRQRVYRKLVVAPSGLRNRMIQLIDREAEHARNGRPARIIAKMNALVDAETVDALYRASEAGVAIDLIVRGICCLRPQVSGLSENIRVTSVVGRYLEHSRMSFFANDGAGEYYIGSADWMPRNFDRRVEAVVPIEDVRWHAKLSAVLETYLTDNRNAWELTADGQYVQRTPGDAREQAAHRAFQRDAWAQPRDAAGLRDGMTASREIAVPRELRAELFG, from the coding sequence ATGAGCACGTTGCAGGCCGTAGACCAGAATCTCCGCACCCAACCCTCGCGCTTTCTCAATCGCGAGCTGTCGTGGCTGGAGTTCAATGCGCGGGTGCTCGCCGAAGCCTTCGACGTGCGCAACCCACTGCTCGAGCGGCTGAAGTTTCTTGCCATCTTCAGCTCGAACCTCGACGAGTTCTACATGGTGCGCGTGGCCGGCCTGCGTCGCCAAGTATCGGCGCGCGTGCAGCAGACGCCGCCAGATGGTCTCACCGCGCGCGATCAGTTGGAGCGCGTGGAGCGACGCGTGGCGGAGCTGCTGGCACAGGCGGGCACCTGCCTGCATGAGCAACTATTGCCGGCGCTGGCTGCGCACGGTGTACGCCTTTTGGCGATGTCGGAGCTCTCAGGACCCGAGCGCGAGCAGGTTGATGCGTTCTTTGAGCGCAACGTGTACCCAGTGCTCACGCCGCTCGCCGTCGATCCTGGGCATCCATTCCCGTACATCTCCAATCTCAGTATTTCACTCGCTGTCGAACTGCGTGATCCCGAGCGTGGGACGGATCATTTCGCGCGCGTCAAAGTGCCGAAGTCGCTCCCGCGCTGGGTGCCAGTGGACGGGCGCCCGCACCAGTTCGTGCCGATGGAAGCCGTCATCGGCTCGCATCTCGGTCGGCTCTTTCCCGGGATGCAGGTGGTGGGATGGCACACCTTCCGCATCACGCGCTATTCCGATCTTGAGGTCTCGAATACCGAGGAGCCGGAAGATCTGCTCGCTATGATCGAAGAGCAGGTGTTCCAGCGCCGCTTTGGTGAAGTCGTGCGCTTGGAAGTGCAAACGGGGATGCCGAGCGAACTCCGGGCGCTGCTGCTCGAAGAATTGCGCGAGAGTGAAGATCCGGAGTTTGAACAGCTCGGCGAACGCGAAGTGTATGACGCCGGGCCACTGCTCGACCTCGGTGAGCTACTCTCGTTGTCGTCGCGCGATCTCCCTGAACTCCGCGATCCGCCATTTCAAGCGGCGGTGCCACAGGAGCTCCGCGACGCCGAACGATCTATCTTCGACGTCATCCGTGAGCGCGACCTGCTCGTGCACCACCCATTTGAGTCGTTTGGCGCAACAGTGGAGCAGTTCATCGAAGCGGCGTCGCGCGATGACAACACGCTCGCCATCAAGATGACGCTCTACCGCACCTCCGCTGACGGTGCGATTGTGCGCGCCCTCACGCAGGCCGCGCAGCGCGGCATCCAAGTGGCCGTGTTAGTGGAGCTCCAGGCACGTTTCGAAGAAACGAATAACATCAACTTCGCGCGCGAGCTGGAATCGTTCGGCGTACACGTGGCGTATGGTGTGCCTGGCCTGAAGACGCATGCCAAGCTCGCGTTGGTGGTGCGCCGCGAGCCCGACGGTTTCCGCCGTTATGTGCATATGGGCACCGGTAACTACAACTCCCGAACAGCGCGCGTCTACACGGACATGGGGTTGTTTACGTGCAGCGAAGCGATTGGCGCCGACGTGAGCGACATCTTTAATATGCTCACCGGATTCTCGCGGCAGCGCGTGTATCGCAAGCTGGTGGTCGCACCGAGCGGCCTGCGCAACCGGATGATCCAGCTGATTGATCGTGAAGCCGAACACGCACGGAACGGGCGTCCGGCGCGCATCATCGCCAAGATGAACGCGCTCGTGGACGCGGAGACCGTCGACGCACTATACCGCGCGTCGGAGGCGGGGGTGGCCATCGATCTCATTGTCCGTGGCATTTGCTGCCTGCGTCCGCAGGTATCGGGGCTTAGCGAGAACATTCGCGTGACCAGCGTGGTCGGGCGTTATCTCGAGCACTCGCGTATGAGTTTCTTTGCGAATGATGGAGCGGGAGAGTACTACATCGGCAGCGCCGACTGGATGCCGCGCAACTTCGACCGGCGCGTGGAAGCAGTCGTGCCAATCGAAGATGTGCGCTGGCATGCGAAGTTGTCGGCCGTGCTTGAGACGTACCTCACCGACAACCGGAACGCGTGGGAACTCACCGCCGACGGGCAGTATGTGCAACGCACCCCTGGTGATGCGCGCGAACAAGCGGCGCACCGTGCATTCCAGCGTGACGCTTGGGCACAGCCGCGTGACGCTGCGGGATTGCGCGATGGTATGACGGCGTCTCGGGAAATCGCCGTGCCGCGTGAACTACGGGCCGAGCTCTTCGGCTAA
- the pstA gene encoding phosphate ABC transporter permease PstA — translation MSPLQTVPAGSLNAHDARETRPSARQRNAVARTARTLRRRRVVNAIMVTLLALSAVIAVIPLVLIVYHLGRSGLSSLNVAFFTQDPKSVGEVGGGMANAILGTLMVVGVGAAIGMPIGIGAGLYVAERRATKLATVVRFLADVLNGLPSIVMGIFAWEFLVRPLGHFSAWAGAVALAAMLVPMVTRTTEEMVRLVPQSLREAALALGYSRSRTAITVVLRTATAGIVTGALVAIARIAGETAPLLFTALGNQFRSYSLNKPIAALPLQIFQYAVSPYEDWHRQAWAGALVLIALVLTISLVARAATQSRVDSGSE, via the coding sequence ATGAGTCCGCTGCAGACGGTGCCCGCCGGCTCGCTGAACGCGCATGACGCGCGTGAGACGCGGCCGAGCGCGCGGCAGCGGAATGCGGTGGCCCGCACCGCGCGCACGCTTCGCCGCCGCCGCGTGGTGAATGCGATTATGGTGACGTTGCTCGCGCTGTCTGCGGTGATCGCTGTAATTCCGCTCGTGCTCATTGTGTATCACCTCGGGCGTTCGGGGTTGTCGTCGCTCAACGTGGCGTTCTTCACGCAGGATCCAAAGTCCGTGGGTGAGGTCGGCGGCGGTATGGCGAATGCCATCCTCGGCACGCTGATGGTGGTGGGTGTTGGCGCGGCCATCGGCATGCCGATTGGCATCGGGGCGGGGCTGTATGTCGCCGAACGACGCGCCACCAAGCTTGCCACCGTGGTGCGCTTCTTGGCGGATGTGCTCAACGGCCTGCCGTCGATTGTGATGGGCATTTTTGCGTGGGAGTTCCTAGTGCGTCCGCTGGGGCACTTCTCGGCGTGGGCCGGTGCCGTCGCGTTGGCCGCGATGCTCGTGCCGATGGTGACGCGGACGACGGAGGAAATGGTTCGGCTCGTGCCGCAGTCACTCCGTGAAGCCGCGCTCGCGTTGGGGTATTCGCGTTCGCGTACGGCAATCACGGTGGTGCTCCGCACGGCCACGGCGGGAATCGTGACGGGAGCGCTCGTCGCCATTGCCCGTATCGCTGGCGAAACCGCGCCGTTGTTGTTTACGGCGCTCGGCAATCAGTTTCGCTCGTACTCGCTCAACAAGCCTATTGCAGCGCTCCCGTTGCAGATCTTTCAATACGCGGTGAGTCCGTATGAAGACTGGCATCGCCAGGCCTGGGCAGGCGCCCTCGTCCTCATTGCCCTTGTGCTCACCATCAGCCTCGTCGCCCGTGCGGCAACGCAGTCACGTGTCGACAGCGGCAGTGAGTGA
- the pstB gene encoding phosphate ABC transporter ATP-binding protein PstB: MSERPVATMSRPITTLRVERGGADEAPVAARIRVEELSASFSGKRAVKDVSMDVLDHRVTAIIGPSGCGKSTFLRCLNRMHETVSGATATGRVLLDGHDIFDPRVNPTAIRKHVGMVFQKPTPFPTMSIRENVAAGLKVHRPSPTGRELEAIVERALRRSALWDEVKDRLGAPATGLSGGQQQRLCIARALATDPEVLLLDEPTASLDPISTQSVEELVYELRKDVAVVMVTHNMQQAARVSDVTAFFLHGEMVECAPTAKIFTAPADARTEAYITGRFG, from the coding sequence GTGAGTGAGCGCCCCGTGGCCACGATGAGCCGGCCGATCACTACGCTCCGCGTGGAGCGCGGCGGTGCCGATGAGGCGCCGGTCGCCGCGCGTATTCGCGTGGAAGAACTCTCGGCGTCATTCAGTGGCAAGCGAGCGGTGAAGGATGTCTCGATGGACGTGCTCGACCACCGCGTTACCGCGATCATCGGGCCGTCGGGCTGCGGCAAGTCCACCTTCTTGCGCTGCCTCAATCGGATGCACGAAACCGTGAGTGGCGCCACCGCGACTGGGCGCGTGTTGCTCGACGGCCACGATATTTTTGATCCACGCGTCAATCCGACCGCCATTCGAAAGCACGTCGGGATGGTGTTCCAAAAGCCGACGCCGTTTCCGACGATGTCGATTCGCGAGAATGTCGCCGCTGGGCTCAAGGTGCATCGCCCCAGTCCGACGGGGCGTGAGCTCGAGGCGATTGTCGAACGTGCGCTTCGCCGCTCGGCGCTGTGGGACGAAGTCAAAGATCGCCTCGGTGCGCCGGCCACCGGTCTCTCCGGCGGGCAGCAACAGCGGCTGTGCATCGCCCGCGCGCTTGCCACCGACCCCGAGGTCTTGCTCCTCGACGAGCCGACGGCCTCACTCGACCCAATCAGCACGCAGAGTGTCGAGGAGTTGGTGTACGAGTTGCGGAAGGATGTGGCGGTCGTGATGGTGACGCACAACATGCAGCAGGCGGCACGTGTGTCCGACGTCACGGCGTTCTTCCTGCATGGCGAAATGGTGGAGTGCGCCCCCACGGCCAAGATCTTCACGGCGCCCGCGGACGCGCGAACCGAAGCCTACATCACGGGACGGTTCGGGTGA
- the pstC gene encoding phosphate ABC transporter permease subunit PstC codes for MTPSNAAAPLPDSGQGTPNTAIDGQDLQGGGWSDRIYDAVLTAFAMCVPLLLVLLIIALTMAAWPALKHFGFGFLTSSDWDPAAEHFGAAPAIYGTIVSSVIALVIATPLAIGVAIFVAEFAPRWLRQPVGFLIDLLAAIPSVVYGLWGIFVLVPALRETVMPFLRDTLHLGATPFFSGPAYGPSMLAAGVVLAIMILPYISSVSREVLLAVPRSQREAALALGATRWEAIVGAVLPFARSGIIGGIILGLGRALGETMAVTMVIGNRHEIAASLFAPGYTIASLIANEFAEASGDMHLSALMAVGFVLFVITLLVNFVARWLVWQTSGGTRKVA; via the coding sequence ATGACGCCCTCGAACGCCGCCGCCCCATTGCCTGATTCCGGCCAGGGGACCCCGAATACTGCCATCGACGGGCAGGACCTTCAGGGCGGCGGGTGGTCGGATCGTATCTACGACGCCGTGCTCACGGCGTTCGCGATGTGTGTGCCGTTGCTGTTGGTCCTGCTCATCATCGCGCTGACGATGGCGGCATGGCCAGCGCTCAAGCACTTCGGCTTCGGGTTTTTGACCTCAAGTGACTGGGACCCCGCCGCCGAGCATTTTGGCGCCGCGCCGGCCATTTACGGCACCATCGTGTCGTCGGTGATTGCGTTGGTGATCGCGACGCCGCTCGCGATTGGCGTCGCTATCTTCGTGGCCGAGTTTGCCCCGCGCTGGCTGCGTCAGCCCGTTGGCTTTTTGATTGATTTGCTCGCCGCTATTCCCAGCGTGGTCTACGGGCTGTGGGGAATCTTTGTGCTCGTGCCCGCGCTGCGCGAAACGGTGATGCCCTTTCTGCGCGACACGCTGCACTTGGGTGCCACGCCGTTCTTCAGTGGCCCGGCATACGGGCCGTCGATGCTCGCCGCCGGTGTCGTGCTGGCGATCATGATCCTGCCGTACATCTCTTCGGTTTCGCGCGAAGTGTTGCTTGCCGTGCCGCGGTCACAGCGTGAAGCAGCGCTGGCGCTCGGTGCCACGCGCTGGGAGGCGATCGTCGGGGCGGTGTTGCCCTTTGCCCGCTCTGGAATCATTGGCGGCATCATCCTCGGCCTAGGACGCGCGCTCGGCGAGACGATGGCGGTGACGATGGTCATCGGCAACCGCCACGAGATTGCCGCCTCGCTCTTCGCTCCCGGTTACACCATTGCATCGCTCATCGCCAACGAGTTTGCCGAAGCCTCGGGCGATATGCATCTCTCGGCGTTGATGGCCGTGGGCTTTGTGCTCTTCGTGATCACGTTGTTGGTGAATTTTGTGGCCCGCTGGCTCGTGTGGCAGACGAGCGGCGGTACACGGAAGGTGGCATGA